Genomic DNA from Nitrospira sp.:
ACCGTCCGTTCGGCCATATTCGGCAAGGAAGCCATACTCACATGCCGTCGCCCGTCATAGAGAAAGTATTCGTAGATTTCATCCGTCAGGACAAACAAATCGTGCCGGCACGCAAACTCTGCCAACGCCTCAAGTTCCGTTCGGCTGAAGACCTTGCCCGAAGGGTTGCCGGGCGAATTGACGGTGATGGCCTTTGTTCTTGTGGTCACGAGCTGCTCAAGCTGGGTCAACGAATAGATCCAGGCTGGTGGCTGCATGTGGACCACCACAGGGACTGCTTCAACCGCTATAAGCGCGCTGATATGGTATTGATAGTACGGCTCGAAGAGAATGACTTCATCACCAGGATTCAGCAGCGCAGCACAGGCACAGTGGAAGGCGCCAGTTGCCCCAGCGCTGACGGTGACTTCGGTTTCAGGATCGGCGCGAATCCCGTTATAGTGGTCCAGTTTGTCTGCGATGGCCTCCCGTAATTCAGGCACGCCATCGAAGCGAGTGTAGACATTGTGTCCGTCCCTGATGGCCTGCTCTGCCCCTTCGAGCACGATCGGCGGCACCGGCGTATCACAGACTCCCTGTGCCATATTGAGCCCCTTCGCACTCGCGCAGGCCTGGGTCATGGCCCGAATTTCAGATTGCGCGAGATCTCCCATCCGTCGACTGACTGTTCGCATGCCCCTTCTCCTTCTTAAGCCTTCGCTTTCGGTGTCCTTTGTGGCAGAGGATGATGCGGGCGTCAAGATGGAGTCAGGAGTGTGCGCGTGGTCGAAGGAGTTTTAGGTACAATAGAGATTCTACTTGCTCCGTCCAGCTCTATGCGTACACTAAAGACTGCTGGCCCGATCATTAGTTGAAAAGGA
This window encodes:
- a CDS encoding aminotransferase class I/II-fold pyridoxal phosphate-dependent enzyme; its protein translation is MRTVSRRMGDLAQSEIRAMTQACASAKGLNMAQGVCDTPVPPIVLEGAEQAIRDGHNVYTRFDGVPELREAIADKLDHYNGIRADPETEVTVSAGATGAFHCACAALLNPGDEVILFEPYYQYHISALIAVEAVPVVVHMQPPAWIYSLTQLEQLVTTRTKAITVNSPGNPSGKVFSRTELEALAEFACRHDLFVLTDEIYEYFLYDGRRHVSMASLPNMAERTVTIGGYSKTFSVTGWRIGYSVAAQAWTRAIGAMNDLLYVCAPAPLQMGVARGIRDLPDDFYGSLARDYQHKRDRFCSALAKAGLTPSIPEGAYYVLANVSRLPGDSGKARAMYLLDRTGVAGVPGEAFIPGAAGANFVRFSYAKTDLDLDEACRRLTQAGL